One Microcoleus sp. FACHB-831 DNA segment encodes these proteins:
- a CDS encoding bifunctional riboflavin kinase/FAD synthetase, whose protein sequence is MRVTSSLETALTPTAVALGNFDGVHRGHQRVVQPVLNVLANQKPLLLPPDVYSWGGNIEGEVLPSKGEGLALRSGVGKGNAYATVVTFDPHPREFFTGMRRTLLTPLEEKVVQLRSLGVEQLVLLPFTRELACLSPNEFVEKILVQQLRCTLISVGDDFRFGKGRAGSSADLQAIAASYGVEVLIIPPLLCEDERISSSSIRQHLLHGDIQKANRLLGRPYSLTGMVVKGQQLGTKLGFPTANLQLPKEKFLPRQGVYCVRAFIEDSLEKNDCQSEDSFVNAEIDPAINISPLEVKSPRLCPISGVMNIGYRPTVDGTTSTVEVHLLDWSGDLYGKTITVTLEEFLRPEQKFSSLDALIAQIQADCTAARAFLQNLRQV, encoded by the coding sequence GTGCGGGTAACATCGTCTCTTGAAACTGCTCTAACGCCAACTGCTGTTGCTCTGGGGAACTTTGATGGCGTACATCGCGGGCATCAACGGGTTGTACAACCCGTATTAAATGTATTGGCAAACCAAAAGCCGCTCTTATTGCCGCCTGATGTTTATTCGTGGGGTGGGAATATTGAGGGTGAAGTATTGCCCTCGAAAGGGGAAGGATTGGCACTAAGGTCGGGTGTCGGAAAAGGAAACGCCTATGCTACGGTGGTGACGTTTGATCCGCATCCACGCGAATTTTTTACAGGTATGCGTCGGACGCTATTGACACCGCTAGAGGAAAAGGTGGTGCAATTGCGATCGCTAGGGGTAGAGCAGTTGGTGCTACTGCCGTTTACCCGAGAACTGGCTTGCCTGAGTCCTAATGAGTTTGTGGAAAAGATTCTGGTACAGCAGCTACGATGCACTCTTATCAGCGTGGGAGACGATTTTCGCTTCGGGAAGGGACGAGCTGGCTCTTCAGCAGATCTGCAAGCGATCGCTGCCTCTTATGGCGTCGAAGTACTCATCATACCCCCGCTACTGTGTGAAGACGAACGCATCAGCAGCTCTTCCATCCGTCAGCACCTCTTACACGGAGACATACAAAAAGCCAACCGCCTGCTAGGACGACCCTACTCCCTAACTGGAATGGTCGTTAAGGGTCAACAACTAGGCACAAAGTTAGGCTTTCCCACCGCCAACCTCCAGCTGCCAAAAGAAAAATTTTTGCCCAGGCAGGGGGTCTACTGCGTTCGAGCTTTCATAGAAGATAGTCTGGAGAAAAATGACTGCCAAAGCGAAGATTCTTTCGTGAATGCAGAAATTGACCCAGCCATCAACATATCCCCCCTAGAAGTGAAATCTCCGCGCCTTTGTCCCATATCGGGCGTTATGAACATTGGCTATCGCCCAACAGTAGACGGTACCACTTCCACAGTAGAGGTTCACCTGTTAGATTGGTCTGGGGATTTATATGGAAAAACCATAACAGTCACCCTAGAAGAATTTTTGCGACCCGAACAAAAATTTTCTTCTCTAGACGCCCTAATCGCGCAAATTCAGGCAGACTGCACCGCAGCCAGAGCCTTTTTACAGAACTTGCGGCAGGTTTGA
- a CDS encoding MoxR family ATPase translates to MRETIDQLTQNLSRTIVGKAEAIRLVLVALLSGGHALLEDVPGVGKTLLAKSLARSIDGEFRRIQCTPDLLPTDFTGVNFWHQGKREFEFLPGPVFANVLLADEINRATPRAQSALLEVMEERQVTVDGVSRNVPNPFFVIATQNPIEYQGTFPLPEAQMDRFTISLSLGYPTEAEELQMLQRLQDGATVDDLKPCISTSQVQELRQFCGKVKVETSLQQYILNLVRATREDEEISLGVSPRGAVALQKATQALAFLEGRDYAIPDDVKFLAPSVLSHRLIPSGGRRSKTIVERLLRSIPV, encoded by the coding sequence ATGAGAGAAACTATAGATCAACTGACACAAAATCTGAGTCGTACTATTGTTGGTAAAGCCGAGGCAATCCGGCTAGTGCTAGTAGCTCTCCTTTCTGGCGGTCACGCCCTGCTCGAAGATGTACCGGGTGTCGGCAAAACCTTACTTGCTAAATCCTTAGCACGCTCTATTGACGGTGAGTTTAGACGCATACAATGCACGCCCGACCTGTTGCCAACAGATTTTACAGGTGTGAATTTTTGGCATCAGGGCAAACGCGAATTTGAATTTCTCCCAGGCCCCGTTTTTGCTAACGTCCTGCTAGCTGATGAAATTAACCGCGCCACCCCCCGCGCCCAGTCTGCTTTACTTGAAGTGATGGAAGAACGGCAAGTCACAGTTGATGGGGTTTCTCGCAACGTTCCCAATCCTTTTTTCGTCATCGCCACTCAGAACCCAATTGAGTATCAGGGCACGTTTCCTTTGCCAGAGGCACAAATGGATCGTTTTACCATATCCTTGAGCCTGGGCTATCCTACCGAAGCGGAAGAACTCCAGATGCTCCAACGGCTTCAAGATGGGGCGACAGTGGACGATCTAAAGCCTTGTATTTCTACCTCACAGGTGCAGGAACTCCGCCAGTTTTGTGGCAAGGTCAAAGTTGAGACATCTCTGCAACAGTACATACTGAACTTGGTGCGGGCAACGCGGGAAGATGAAGAAATCTCGCTTGGGGTCAGCCCTCGCGGTGCCGTCGCTTTGCAAAAAGCTACCCAGGCGTTAGCTTTTCTGGAAGGGCGGGATTATGCGATTCCGGACGATGTGAAGTTCCTGGCACCATCTGTGCTTTCTCATCGTCTTATTCCATCGGGTGGGCGTCGCTCTAAAACTATTGTTGAGCGGCTGCTTCGCTCGATTCCCGTATAG
- a CDS encoding diheme cytochrome C, which yields MALALTTGELSAKTNLGLGTGATNQPSANTQSLIANAQSPTSGTVDPVASRYQLGEQLYLENCSSCHFAIPPAVFPTETWRNLLQDQEHYGKQLPLITGPSLLIMWDYLRTFSRPQAEKEPIPYRVSSSRNFKALHPKVKLSQPANIASCVTCHPGAAAYNFRRLASEWENAP from the coding sequence ATGGCCCTGGCCTTGACAACCGGGGAACTCTCGGCTAAAACGAACTTGGGATTAGGGACGGGGGCAACGAACCAACCAAGTGCCAATACCCAATCGCTAATCGCTAATGCTCAATCCCCAACTTCTGGGACGGTCGATCCAGTTGCCAGTCGGTACCAACTGGGGGAACAACTTTATTTGGAAAACTGTAGCAGCTGCCACTTTGCTATACCCCCAGCTGTTTTTCCTACTGAAACTTGGCGGAATCTACTGCAAGATCAGGAGCATTATGGCAAGCAGTTACCGCTAATCACGGGTCCGTCTTTACTAATCATGTGGGATTACCTGCGGACTTTCTCCCGTCCGCAAGCTGAAAAAGAACCAATCCCTTATCGCGTTAGCAGTTCTCGCAATTTCAAAGCGCTGCATCCTAAAGTCAAACTGTCCCAACCTGCCAATATTGCCTCCTGCGTTACCTGTCACCCTGGTGCAGCAGCGTATAATTTCCGGCGCCTCGCCTCGGAATGGGAGAATGCTCCCTAA
- a CDS encoding MBL fold metallo-hydrolase yields MYSMQNLFTIHFWGVRGSIASPGPETVRYGGNTPCVEMRVGGERLIFDGGTGLRVLGQSLLSQMPVEANMFFTHSHWDHIQGFPFFVPAFIKGNRFNIYGVVSPNGATIEERLRDQMLHPNFPVPLQVMGADLNFCDLQVGEKVQIGEVIIENALLNHPGEAVGYRINWRGCSAAYVTDTEHYPDKLDENVLWLARNADVLIIDSAYTDEEYHSARSSKVGWGHSTWEEAVKVAKAANVKKLVIFHHDPLHNDDFLDRVGTDAVKKFPDTIMAREGLSIQLVPPLTPIPEVLPEAGVSAL; encoded by the coding sequence ATGTATAGCATGCAAAACCTATTTACGATTCACTTCTGGGGCGTCAGAGGAAGTATCGCCTCTCCAGGACCGGAAACAGTCCGGTATGGTGGCAATACACCTTGTGTTGAGATGCGTGTGGGTGGTGAACGCCTGATTTTCGATGGCGGCACCGGCCTGCGGGTCTTGGGGCAATCCTTGCTGTCGCAAATGCCCGTGGAAGCTAATATGTTCTTTACCCACTCGCATTGGGACCACATTCAGGGGTTCCCCTTCTTTGTCCCTGCTTTTATCAAAGGAAATCGCTTTAATATCTACGGAGTCGTTTCTCCCAACGGCGCGACGATCGAGGAACGCCTGCGCGACCAGATGCTCCATCCAAATTTTCCAGTTCCTTTACAGGTTATGGGAGCAGATCTAAACTTCTGTGACCTGCAAGTTGGGGAAAAAGTGCAAATTGGAGAGGTTATAATCGAAAACGCTTTGCTGAACCATCCTGGTGAAGCCGTAGGCTACCGCATCAACTGGCGCGGCTGTTCGGCTGCTTATGTCACGGATACAGAACACTACCCCGATAAGTTGGATGAAAATGTTCTGTGGCTCGCTCGCAATGCTGACGTTCTGATTATAGATTCCGCCTACACCGATGAAGAATACCATTCAGCGCGGTCTAGCAAGGTGGGCTGGGGACATTCGACCTGGGAGGAAGCTGTAAAAGTCGCCAAGGCAGCGAATGTGAAAAAACTGGTGATTTTCCACCACGACCCCCTGCACAATGATGATTTTCTCGATCGCGTCGGCACAGATGCAGTTAAAAAATTCCCCGATACAATTATGGCGAGGGAAGGGCTATCCATTCAGCTAGTACCACCCCTTACACCAATTCCCGAAGTATTGCCAGAAGCTGGTGTGTCTGCCCTGTGA